One Phycisphaerales bacterium genomic window carries:
- a CDS encoding iron-sulfur cluster assembly accessory protein, whose protein sequence is MSTTTTLPQQSDAVTGVILSETAAKEIHHIIKDQELDAEKVCLRVGVKGGGCSGFSYLLDLTESRKDTDEVFTQHGIRVIVDPKSLLYLNGVTVDFKDEVMGRGFVFNNPNATSSCGCGSSFSV, encoded by the coding sequence ATGTCCACAACCACCACCCTGCCCCAGCAGTCCGATGCCGTGACCGGTGTCATCCTGAGCGAGACCGCGGCCAAGGAGATCCACCACATCATCAAGGACCAGGAACTGGACGCCGAGAAGGTGTGCCTCCGGGTCGGTGTGAAGGGCGGGGGCTGCTCCGGGTTCAGCTACCTGCTGGACCTCACCGAGAGCCGCAAGGACACCGACGAGGTGTTCACCCAGCACGGTATCCGGGTGATCGTGGACCCCAAGAGCCTGCTGTACCTGAACGGCGTCACGGTCGACTTCAAGGACGAGGTGATGGGCCGGGGCTTCGTGTTCAACAACCCCAACGCGACCAGCTCCTGCGGGTGCGGGTCCAGCTTCAGCGTCTAA
- the iscU gene encoding Fe-S cluster assembly scaffold IscU, with translation MAYSQKIIEHYEKPRNVGNFGTQAEMKARKDVGVGLVGAPECGDVMQLQIKVNEQTGRIEDAKFKCFGCGSAIASSSVATEWLKGKSLDEGLAIRNTQIVEELSLPPVKIHCSVLAEDAIRAAINDYKAKNNLPIEQPEHAH, from the coding sequence ATGGCATACTCCCAGAAGATCATCGAGCACTACGAGAAGCCCCGCAACGTGGGCAACTTCGGAACCCAGGCCGAGATGAAGGCCCGCAAGGACGTGGGCGTCGGCCTCGTCGGCGCGCCCGAGTGCGGCGACGTCATGCAGCTCCAGATCAAGGTCAACGAGCAGACCGGCAGGATCGAGGATGCCAAGTTCAAGTGCTTCGGCTGCGGCTCGGCCATCGCCAGCTCCTCCGTCGCCACCGAGTGGCTCAAGGGCAAGAGCCTGGACGAGGGCCTCGCGATCCGCAACACCCAGATCGTCGAGGAGCTCAGCCTGCCCCCGGTCAAGATCCACTGCTCCGTGCTGGCCGAGGACGCCATCCGGGCCGCGATCAATGACTACAAGGCCAAGAACAACCTGCCCATTGAGCAGCCCGAGCACGCCCACTGA
- a CDS encoding IscS subfamily cysteine desulfurase — protein MANPAPAQAPIYLDHAATTPTDPRVVEAMLPYFTQVFGNPGSRNHRFGWEAEAAVDKAREQVAKLIGADEKEVVFTSGSTEANNIAIKGAAYMYEKAPAGSGQPRGHIISCIIEHKAVLDPCKRLQKEGFDVTFLEPGKDGIVTAEMVKSAMREDTILVTIMWANNEIGTINEVPAIGALCHEKGVIFHTDATQWVGKMPVDVNRDNVDLLSMSAHKMYGPKGVGALYVRRRKPRVRLTALVDGGGQERGFRSGTLNVPGIVGFGKAAEIALAEMDKDATRLLALRQRLEQKVTSALDTCAVNGHREKRLPHITNISFGFVEGESLMMAVKEIACSSGSACTSASLEPSYVLKGLGVGDDLAHSSLRLSMGKWTTQEQVDHAAERIIESVKKLRELSPLYDMHKEGIDLSKVVWGVH, from the coding sequence ATGGCAAACCCCGCCCCCGCTCAGGCTCCCATCTATCTTGACCACGCCGCCACCACCCCCACCGACCCTCGGGTGGTGGAGGCGATGCTCCCCTACTTCACCCAGGTGTTCGGGAACCCCGGCAGCCGCAACCATCGGTTCGGCTGGGAGGCCGAGGCCGCGGTGGACAAGGCGCGTGAGCAGGTCGCAAAGCTCATCGGCGCCGACGAAAAGGAGGTCGTGTTCACCTCCGGCTCCACCGAGGCCAACAACATCGCCATCAAGGGCGCGGCCTACATGTACGAGAAGGCCCCGGCCGGCTCCGGCCAGCCGCGCGGGCACATCATCTCCTGCATCATCGAGCACAAGGCGGTGCTGGACCCGTGCAAGCGGCTGCAGAAGGAGGGGTTCGACGTCACCTTCCTGGAGCCGGGCAAAGACGGCATCGTCACGGCGGAGATGGTGAAGAGCGCGATGCGCGAGGACACCATCCTCGTGACCATCATGTGGGCCAACAACGAGATCGGGACGATCAACGAGGTGCCGGCCATCGGCGCCCTGTGCCACGAGAAGGGCGTGATCTTCCACACCGACGCCACCCAGTGGGTCGGCAAGATGCCGGTGGACGTGAACAGGGACAACGTCGACCTGCTCAGCATGAGCGCCCACAAGATGTACGGGCCCAAGGGCGTGGGGGCGCTGTACGTGCGGCGGCGCAAACCGCGGGTGCGGCTGACGGCGCTGGTGGACGGTGGCGGGCAGGAGCGCGGCTTCCGCTCGGGCACGCTCAACGTGCCGGGGATCGTCGGCTTCGGCAAGGCCGCGGAGATCGCGCTGGCGGAGATGGACAAGGACGCGACCCGCCTGCTCGCCCTGCGGCAGCGGCTGGAGCAGAAGGTGACGAGCGCGCTGGACACCTGCGCCGTCAACGGCCACCGCGAGAAGCGGCTCCCGCACATCACGAACATCTCCTTCGGCTTCGTCGAGGGCGAGAGCCTGATGATGGCGGTCAAGGAGATCGCGTGCTCCAGCGGCTCCGCGTGCACCAGCGCCAGCCTCGAGCCCAGCTACGTGCTCAAGGGCTTGGGCGTGGGCGACGACCTCGCCCACTCCTCGCTGCGGCTGAGCATGGGCAAGTGGACCACGCAGGAGCAGGTGGACCACGCCGCGGAGCGAATCATCGAGTCGGTCAAGAAGCTCCGCGAGCTGAGCCCGCTGTACGACATGCACAAGGAAGGGATCGACCTCTCCAAGGTTGTGTGGGGGGTGCACTGA
- a CDS encoding glycosyltransferase family 4 protein has product MPIPSPIHVVIQQPSLARYRVPVYRELAHRPGIDLHLLYGHDPLIPNVEPEGFKGTLVPFTPIGLPGSVALWHKAQYSHATLKRADVVILSWSSRFLSLVPALIRARRNGVGTILWGHGYSKTETGWRADTRRRIADMGTALLFYNRTAASAYIAGGASSPERVFVALNSLDQTPIRAARDAWLNNPQRLAAFQATNDLVGTQTILYVSRFDPANRLDLLLRAAAKLAPDLPRLRVALIGKGQGQDEVRALADTLGIADRVRFLGAIYEEDSLAPWFLSSQVFCYPANIGLSILHAFGYSLPVITSDKREQQNPEIESLRHGHNGLVYPDGDAEALTQALRQLLTDDALRARLSSGALATVETEFCLPRMVDGMEAAIRYAAAKAR; this is encoded by the coding sequence TTGCCGATACCCAGCCCGATCCATGTCGTCATCCAGCAGCCAAGCCTGGCGCGCTACCGCGTCCCGGTCTACCGCGAGCTTGCGCACCGCCCGGGCATCGACCTGCACCTCCTCTACGGCCACGACCCGCTGATCCCAAACGTTGAGCCCGAGGGGTTCAAAGGCACGCTGGTCCCTTTCACGCCGATTGGCCTGCCGGGCTCTGTAGCTTTGTGGCACAAGGCGCAGTACTCGCACGCCACCCTCAAGCGGGCTGACGTCGTCATCCTCTCGTGGAGCTCGCGTTTCCTCAGCCTCGTGCCCGCCCTGATCCGCGCCCGCCGCAACGGGGTCGGCACCATCCTCTGGGGGCACGGCTACTCCAAGACCGAGACGGGCTGGCGCGCCGACACCCGCCGCCGCATCGCCGACATGGGCACGGCCCTCCTCTTCTACAACCGCACGGCCGCGAGCGCCTACATCGCCGGGGGCGCCTCCAGCCCCGAGCGCGTCTTCGTCGCACTCAACAGTCTCGACCAGACGCCCATCCGAGCCGCCCGCGACGCCTGGCTGAACAACCCGCAGCGCCTCGCCGCATTCCAGGCGACCAACGACCTCGTGGGCACTCAGACCATCCTCTACGTCTCGCGCTTCGACCCCGCGAACCGCCTCGACCTGCTCCTCCGCGCCGCCGCGAAGCTCGCGCCGGACCTCCCGCGCCTGCGCGTCGCCCTCATCGGCAAAGGCCAGGGTCAGGACGAGGTTCGCGCCCTCGCGGACACCCTGGGCATCGCCGACCGTGTCCGCTTCCTCGGGGCCATCTACGAGGAGGACTCCCTCGCCCCCTGGTTCCTCTCCAGCCAGGTCTTCTGCTACCCCGCCAACATCGGCCTGAGCATCCTGCACGCCTTCGGTTACTCGCTGCCGGTCATCACCAGCGACAAGCGGGAGCAGCAGAACCCCGAGATCGAGTCCCTCCGGCATGGCCACAACGGCCTGGTCTACCCGGACGGCGACGCTGAAGCCCTCACCCAGGCCCTCCGCCAGCTCCTGACCGACGACGCCCTCCGCGCCCGCCTCAGTTCGGGGGCACTGGCGACTGTCGAGACCGAGTTCTGCCTCCCCAGGATGGTGGATGGGATGGAGGCGGCAATCCGCTACGCCGCGGCCAAGGCCCGGTAA
- a CDS encoding alpha/beta hydrolase-fold protein produces the protein MTTTLSRTLAALAALMSATLAHAITVQVVLKVPADTPPSDSVYLAGSLPTVGGWKADGLRLFRDPANPTTTFTGEFEADPGQTLDFKFTRGSWATVEKNADGSDRPNRSFAIKNDTKVLEATVVRWGEGSASPSSIVGRLSMDLLLSEHLKGSRMLRVWLPPSYYKDPQATFDVLYMHDGQNCFDAATSTIGKEWRIDETLTQLITAGKVRPMVVVAIDHGGKARTDEYSFAPDTQRNAGGKGDVYGKFLLEEVMPFIASNYRVKGGPEHTFIGGSSLGALVSLELARRHPGVFGGVIAMSPALQWDNESLTAALEKSQSPFKGPRVWLDMGTREAMAGGTSEKFVAMAQRLSAVLKGAGIEHKLTIADGAEHNEGAWAERFDDAILYLAPP, from the coding sequence ATGACGACCACTCTCTCGCGCACACTGGCCGCGCTGGCTGCCCTGATGTCCGCCACCCTTGCCCACGCGATCACGGTGCAGGTAGTGCTCAAGGTACCGGCGGACACGCCGCCGTCGGATTCGGTGTACCTCGCGGGCTCGCTGCCCACCGTCGGCGGATGGAAGGCCGATGGCCTCCGCCTCTTCCGCGACCCCGCCAACCCCACCACCACCTTCACCGGAGAGTTCGAGGCCGACCCCGGCCAGACTCTCGACTTCAAGTTCACCCGCGGCAGCTGGGCCACGGTCGAGAAGAACGCCGACGGCTCCGACCGCCCCAACCGCTCCTTCGCGATCAAGAACGACACCAAGGTCCTCGAGGCCACCGTTGTGCGGTGGGGCGAGGGCAGCGCCAGCCCCAGCAGCATCGTCGGCCGCCTCAGCATGGACCTGCTGCTCTCCGAGCACCTCAAGGGCTCGCGGATGCTCCGCGTGTGGCTGCCGCCCAGCTACTACAAGGACCCGCAGGCGACCTTCGACGTGCTGTACATGCACGACGGCCAGAACTGCTTCGACGCGGCGACCAGCACGATCGGCAAGGAGTGGCGCATCGACGAGACGCTCACGCAGCTGATCACCGCCGGCAAGGTGCGCCCGATGGTGGTGGTCGCGATCGATCACGGCGGGAAGGCCCGCACCGACGAGTACAGCTTCGCCCCCGACACCCAGCGCAACGCTGGTGGCAAGGGCGACGTGTACGGGAAGTTCCTGCTCGAGGAGGTCATGCCCTTCATCGCCTCCAACTACCGCGTGAAGGGCGGCCCCGAGCACACCTTCATCGGCGGCTCCTCCCTGGGCGCGCTCGTCTCCCTCGAGCTGGCCCGCCGTCACCCCGGCGTCTTCGGCGGCGTCATCGCGATGTCACCCGCGCTCCAGTGGGACAACGAATCGCTGACCGCGGCGCTGGAGAAGTCCCAGTCCCCCTTCAAGGGCCCGCGCGTGTGGCTGGACATGGGCACCAGAGAGGCCATGGCGGGCGGCACGTCCGAGAAGTTCGTGGCCATGGCGCAGCGCCTGAGCGCCGTCCTCAAGGGCGCAGGCATCGAGCACAAGCTCACCATCGCCGACGGCGCGGAGCACAACGAGGGCGCCTGGGCCGAGCGGTTCGATGACGCCATCCTCTACCTCGCGCCTCCCTGA
- a CDS encoding MYXO-CTERM sorting domain-containing protein — MKLAGITVAVALAAAGMAQGAIYTDTQNEIFDNNHAHLDIASVLVTHDASTITFEITTRGDVSNPTWGKYMIAINGAGGANDAGNGWGRPISWNGQGIDFWVGTWADDGGSNFGGELRQMDGFGGNTLLAATYAGPGISGSSLTTQVVTLSRSLLGLTSDGTFYFDVMSSGGGNDPGVDHLSRSDMATNDWGVPSSSGQFLAYTIPSPGSIALLGLGGLALARRRR; from the coding sequence ATGAAGCTGGCAGGCATCACTGTTGCCGTCGCGCTCGCGGCGGCTGGTATGGCGCAGGGCGCCATCTACACCGACACTCAGAACGAGATCTTCGACAACAACCACGCGCACCTGGACATCGCCAGCGTGCTCGTGACCCACGACGCGAGCACTATCACCTTCGAGATCACCACCCGCGGCGATGTGTCCAACCCCACCTGGGGCAAGTACATGATCGCCATCAACGGCGCGGGCGGCGCCAACGACGCGGGCAACGGCTGGGGTCGCCCCATCAGCTGGAACGGCCAGGGCATCGACTTCTGGGTTGGCACCTGGGCCGATGACGGCGGCAGCAACTTTGGCGGCGAGCTCCGGCAAATGGACGGCTTCGGCGGCAACACGCTGCTGGCGGCGACATACGCCGGCCCCGGCATCAGCGGCTCCAGCCTCACCACGCAGGTCGTCACCCTGTCCCGCTCGCTGCTGGGCCTTACCAGCGACGGCACCTTCTACTTCGACGTGATGAGCAGCGGCGGCGGCAACGACCCCGGCGTTGATCACCTCAGCCGCAGCGACATGGCCACCAACGACTGGGGCGTTCCCTCCAGTTCCGGCCAGTTCCTCGCCTACACCATCCCCAGCCCCGGCTCGATCGCGCTGCTGGGCCTGGGCGGCCTGGCGCTGGCCCGCCGCCGTCGCTGA
- a CDS encoding YncE family protein encodes MLARSVAAVLVMSAGMAFAQPVETVNTEGAPAHCTEIWDAPRPLPLPAPYASRLLAEFVDVNGVPDGDIPRDVAFTPDGTTAVIVNQGTGVANGLMTFLNVNTRTVTHSVEVEFFPNHVAVSPNGQYAVCSNVFSNSVSVVHIPTHTLLGNVPITGTQPFRVAITPDSQFAVVSVTNDAVNATFSVVSLSTLSEVRSFPGTSMGAIGAFATPEVGISSGLWSKWALTPDGTRIVVPDNIAPGRVVAFNVSDGAMVMNIPTAPGGRSIDIHPDGTTAVIGHEGNERKITKVDLVNGTATVLSGLTDSLEGQVIKITPDKQYAVAAISNNTVFHRLSDGVRTATVSTGIVGDLELSFDNQYIFVSNFTSRVISIASQSAVANLTFAACADAAISPTQLRAVALNNRFREDIHVYNINGAASSFEGFALSGPPPEGDSTRVVATSADGSVVVAGNLSSRNVTIIDGHTNATLGYVNTGDRVLDLAVTPNGQYAVVCNTDDGSGTVSIVDIASRTRVAHLSTPTRPGKVKISPDGSKAYVLSLAGTDTIYVINIAGAASSIAGTVLAGQTGNAQYAAYSDISGIELSPDGSILAVCVSFEDKIRLINTATRTIITDVEVGTIPGFATPEFPMRAVFSPDGTKLYTVLAGMNFSPTASKIAVVNINGAASAQVTAVPCNPYPLTMNIDPAGQFVYIGTNITNPGVQVFDTSSNSIVATIPTGGSVRAAALHDGMLYAAGLNNNTGGKLWRVSAAGAASSFIDETPLSGSPCEMAFNAATQTLWIAQPIPDALDKVSVGPECPGNQCGPQDYNGDGDSGTDQDIEAFFACLGGTCCDTCYCQGSDFNGDGDFGTDQDIEAFFRVLGGNPC; translated from the coding sequence ATGCTGGCACGATCTGTTGCTGCGGTGCTTGTGATGAGCGCGGGGATGGCCTTCGCGCAGCCCGTTGAAACCGTGAACACCGAGGGCGCGCCCGCGCACTGCACCGAGATCTGGGACGCCCCGCGCCCGCTGCCGCTGCCCGCGCCCTACGCGTCTCGCTTGCTCGCCGAGTTCGTCGACGTCAATGGCGTGCCCGACGGCGACATCCCCCGTGACGTCGCCTTCACGCCCGACGGCACCACCGCCGTGATCGTCAACCAGGGCACGGGGGTCGCCAACGGCCTCATGACGTTCTTAAACGTCAACACCCGCACGGTGACGCACTCGGTCGAGGTGGAGTTCTTCCCCAACCACGTCGCGGTCTCGCCCAACGGCCAGTACGCCGTGTGCAGCAACGTCTTCAGCAACTCCGTGTCCGTGGTGCACATCCCCACGCACACGCTGCTGGGCAACGTGCCCATCACCGGCACGCAGCCCTTCCGCGTCGCCATCACACCCGACAGCCAGTTCGCCGTGGTGTCGGTCACCAACGACGCCGTGAACGCGACGTTCTCGGTGGTCAGCCTGAGCACGCTCAGCGAAGTTCGCTCCTTCCCCGGCACGTCGATGGGCGCGATCGGCGCCTTCGCCACGCCCGAGGTGGGCATCAGTTCGGGCCTGTGGAGCAAGTGGGCCCTCACGCCCGACGGCACCCGCATCGTGGTCCCCGACAACATCGCCCCCGGTCGCGTGGTGGCCTTCAACGTCAGCGACGGCGCGATGGTGATGAACATTCCCACGGCCCCCGGCGGCCGCTCCATCGACATTCACCCGGACGGCACGACCGCCGTGATCGGGCACGAGGGCAACGAGCGGAAGATCACCAAGGTTGACCTCGTGAACGGCACCGCCACCGTGCTGTCGGGTCTCACCGACAGCCTCGAGGGCCAGGTCATCAAGATCACGCCCGACAAGCAGTACGCGGTGGCCGCGATCTCGAATAACACTGTCTTCCACCGCCTCAGCGACGGCGTGCGCACCGCCACCGTCTCCACCGGCATCGTGGGCGACCTGGAGCTGTCCTTCGACAACCAGTACATCTTCGTGTCCAACTTCACCTCGCGTGTGATCAGCATCGCCAGCCAGTCGGCGGTCGCGAACCTCACCTTCGCCGCGTGCGCCGACGCCGCCATCAGCCCCACGCAGCTGCGGGCCGTGGCCCTCAACAACCGCTTCCGCGAGGACATCCACGTCTACAACATCAACGGCGCGGCCAGCTCGTTCGAGGGCTTCGCCCTCAGCGGCCCCCCGCCGGAGGGTGACAGCACCCGCGTCGTCGCCACCTCCGCCGACGGCAGCGTCGTGGTCGCGGGCAACCTCTCCAGCCGCAACGTCACCATCATCGACGGCCACACCAACGCCACGCTGGGCTACGTCAACACGGGCGACCGCGTGCTCGACCTCGCCGTTACGCCCAACGGCCAGTACGCCGTGGTGTGCAACACCGACGACGGCTCGGGCACCGTTTCCATCGTTGACATCGCCAGCCGCACTCGGGTGGCCCATCTCTCGACGCCCACCCGCCCCGGCAAGGTGAAGATCTCCCCAGACGGCAGCAAGGCCTACGTGCTCTCCCTCGCGGGGACCGACACCATCTACGTCATCAACATCGCCGGCGCCGCCAGCAGCATCGCCGGCACCGTGCTCGCGGGCCAAACCGGCAACGCCCAGTACGCCGCGTACAGCGACATCAGCGGCATCGAGCTTTCCCCCGACGGCTCCATCCTCGCGGTGTGCGTGAGCTTCGAGGACAAGATCCGCCTCATCAACACCGCCACGCGCACCATCATCACCGACGTCGAGGTCGGCACCATCCCCGGCTTCGCCACGCCCGAGTTCCCCATGCGGGCCGTGTTCAGCCCCGACGGCACGAAGCTCTACACCGTGCTAGCGGGCATGAACTTCAGCCCCACGGCCTCCAAGATCGCCGTGGTCAACATCAACGGCGCCGCCAGCGCGCAGGTCACGGCCGTGCCCTGCAACCCCTACCCGCTCACCATGAACATCGACCCCGCCGGGCAGTTCGTCTACATCGGCACCAACATCACCAACCCCGGCGTGCAGGTGTTCGACACCAGCAGCAACAGCATCGTCGCCACCATCCCCACGGGCGGCTCGGTGCGGGCCGCGGCCCTGCACGACGGCATGCTCTATGCCGCGGGCCTCAACAACAACACCGGCGGCAAGCTCTGGCGCGTGAGCGCCGCGGGCGCGGCCAGCTCGTTCATCGACGAGACGCCGCTCTCGGGCAGCCCCTGCGAGATGGCGTTCAACGCCGCCACGCAGACGCTGTGGATCGCCCAGCCCATCCCCGACGCCCTGGACAAGGTCTCCGTCGGCCCCGAGTGCCCGGGCAACCAGTGCGGCCCGCAGGACTACAACGGCGACGGCGACAGCGGCACCGACCAGGACATCGAGGCATTCTTCGCGTGCCTGGGCGGAACCTGCTGCGACACCTGCTACTGCCAGGGCAGCGACTTCAACGGCGACGGCGACTTCGGCACGGATCAGGACATCGAGGCGTTCTTCCGCGTGCTGGGCGGCAATCCCTGCTGA